In the genome of Hydractinia symbiolongicarpus strain clone_291-10 chromosome 5, HSymV2.1, whole genome shotgun sequence, one region contains:
- the LOC130645239 gene encoding myoferlin-like, whose protein sequence is MATSFKISNIKCTELLNIEKRGTIDPFVIFKYLGVQKETEKKNNELNPIFGEVFEFDLSGKALGPEDFLEVTVKDFEYFARNRLVGQASISLTPLLNSGTTSAQFSAALHDSNGRPTMGKITFQIDYIAPAGTKRAAGGGGDDRLNAEGVLEHANDNDDDEDATHMPDGTPIVPGPEGDEMRKQRKLMKRKRRQHNLADKLTDFQVRIKIIKGRHLPGGNINPTVRITVGEEARQTRVKHSSNKPHFNETFFFNFNERPNDMFDKLINFEVFNAKSLISDALLGTFHCDVGFVYDRDGHAIIRKWLLMTAPEDKDPKKAEDGQAKGSASQPGGPPAGYLKITAFILGPGDEIPYKVNNGEISEEEEDIESNLLRPAGVTLRPATFLVKIYRAEDLPQMDTATFEGVKKLFSSGPPKDHVDPYAKFTFAGQKAKTDIKYGINHPEFNQELRVSFKFPSMCERLKLQFFDWDRVGKDDCIGTTFIPLSAISGMGDDGFLPSFGPCFVNFYGSLREFSSLPDEYDDLNNGRGEGVAYRGRALVKIDTRFGNHAKKPVHNIMAQELLKVQTYMRRRKYKLFASFLSANMIAESDGPVEFEVSIGNYGNKLDRTVTPQSSSTPPTNPVFDGANYYYLPWNETKPCCVVESHWEDIAFRLEPINMLEKLIDKLMKNIDSVNLAIKTKSQPAEKAGLLIDLLDQLISDCRTPLPAFDATLNGVNELDLKMQEIRQVEMANLVDEATTLREQATDIHEAMEVIDGYLGRVRDLCIEPQNSMPDVVISMISGSKRIACFRIPANTILYSKNSAAMGMNCAKLQNIIMKYPGKEENDVEDHPVVPAILSGIFWLGLEADQAAWTDTDQMEGEYSVYAETYENQKKYLFVDWTSKGCPRPAFSDAEGDIRLNKESFVPPKGWKWDVPPDGEWFVDPELSANYDSDAGHRDFVQDAFENESCVPGGNWGTSTIPYTNIQGDQIDHRDETKLPEGWVWVDDWRVDVNRACDEEGWEYCVEATLGGWTSVYRSYHLCRRRRFVRTRRLEQDMEKLRKKEKDDTKCGEGWEYAPVFGMKYHLKKRHFDMVRRRRWHRKMVNTEPGAPPVFSIQHDKDKPPVQYMPRIFLAYDNPHKWQLRSYLYQARDILGLDSEGVSDAFAKVCFQNVSKNTRVVKETLCPDWDQTLLFEDMSLFGSPKVIAENPPYVTIELFDKDRVGKDEYLGRCFVQPMVRLNGSNPPAARLMWYNVMRGERQCGELLAAFELFLDEGADLPFPPPMKENRYVVPNGIRPLMVRTGVEILCWGVRNMKKYQLANCTSPSATFEIGGQVIKSDTIKNTRKNPNFVKNVFFIDMYLPKDPLYMPPVNIKIRDHRTFGRKPVVGRHILKSLDFNLPPKADPPAESLVDPIRKKLKRDVTLDIEEKQKKKEIVEEQLDWWSKYFASTGETAKCGDFFKKGHLPIQIYRKELEEVKEFGEFEDFVKSFPLERGKEDDEENDSVVGEFKGLFKIYPLPPDPNEKIKNKYFSKVKDSKPVPCTVRVYIIRGIELQPKDPNGKADPFIEVELGDKKISDKDNYIPNEINPYFGAYFELKATIPLSKDLKIKVMDYDLLTRNDLIGETVIDLENRYLSKARPTCGLPPAYYTSGPYQWRDQKSPVELLNSLCKSTPQYLSQTQVVVNGELINLEYFEKTPPTNPHLGPPDQRLALHVLNTRDLTGSKLVPEHVETRSLRNPLQPSMDQGQLEMFVDIFPLSQGQPGPPFNIKPRKPKDYHLRCIIWNTADVPPSDTSFNGEKMSDLYVKGWMEGGEDDKEKTDVHYRSMGGEGMFNWRMCFPFKYMPEEKVMIVDKKEHFWSLDTTRQLLPPKINIQVWDNDLFSANDFIGNLELDLSKLPRPKKQANKCNLAMLEDNADTMDLFIAKSVKGWWMMAEENEDGTMKKKGKIEMTLEIVSDQEAEEKPAGQGREEPNMNPKLEEPDRPKTSFLWFTSPWKTLKYVIWRNYRWFIIGFLIFLLLLVFIVLFMYSVPGNLVRRIFGT, encoded by the exons gaAACTCATGAAACGTAAACGAAGGCAGCATAACTTAGCAGATAAACTTACAGATTTCCag gtTCGTATCAAAATTATTAAAGGTAGACACCTTCCCGGTGGCAACATTAATCCAACTGTAAGAATTACAGTTGGGGAGGAAGCTAGACAGACACGTGTAAAGCATTCTTCAAACAAACCACACTTCAACGAAACattctttttcaatttcaacGAAAGACCCAATGATATGTTTGATAAACTGATAAACTTTGAGGTCTTTAATGCCAAAAGTTTAATATCAGATGCTTTGTTGGGTACATTTCATTGTGATGTTGGTTTTGTTTATGATAGAGATGGTCATGCAATCATCCGAAAGTGGTTGTTAATGACAGCTCCTGAGGACAAGGACCCCAAAAAAGCGGAAGATGGACAAGCAAAAGGCTCTGCTTCCCAACCTGGTGGCCCCCCTGCTGGATATCTCAAAATCACAGCATTTATCCTAGGGCCTGGGGATGAAATTCCTTACAAAGTAAATAATGGTGAAATcagtgaagaagaagaagatattGAATCAAATCTACTTCGACCAGCTGGGGTTACATTGAGACCAGCAACATTTCTTGTCAAGATCTACAGGGCAGAAGATCTCCCCCAAATGGATACAGCTACATTCGAAGGTGTCAAAAAGCTATTCAGTTCTGGTCCTCCGAAAGATCATGTGGATCCTTATGCAAAATTTACATTTGCTGGGCAAAAGGCAAAAACAGACATCAAGTATGGCATCAATCACCCTGAATTTAATCAGGAGCTAAGAGTTTCCTTTAAATTTCCTTCCATGTGTGAAAGGCTGAAGTTGCAGTTCTTTGATTGGGATAGAGTTGGAAAGGATGATTGCATTGGTACAACATTCATTCCATTGTCAGCAATATCTGGCATGGGTGATGATG GATTTTTACCCTCTTTTGGACCTTGTTTTGTAAATTTCTATGGATCACTACGAGAGTTTTCAAGCTTGCCAGATGAATATGATGACTTAAATAATGGTCGTGGCGAAGGTGTTGCCTATCGTGGTCGAGCATTAGTTAAGATTGATACTAGATTTGGTAATCATGCTAAAAAACCAGTGCACAATATCATGGCGCAGGAGCTTTTAAAGGTGCAAACATACATGCGTCGAAGGAAATACAAACTCTTTGCCAGCTTTCTAAGTGCAAACATGATTGCAGAATCAGATGGACCTGTTGAATTTGAAGTTAGTATTGGTAATTATGGCAACAAGTTGGACAGAACAGTTACGCCTCAATCATCCAGCACACCACCTACAAATCCAGTATTTGATGGAGCCAACTATTATTACTTGCCATGGAACGAAACGAAACCTTGCTGTGTTGTGGAAAGCCATTGGGAAGATATAGCATTTAGGCTTGAACCGATTAACATGCTGGAGAAATTAATTGATAAGTTGATGAAAAATATCGATTCTGTGAATTTGGCCATCAAAACTAAATCTCAACCTGCTGAAAAAGCTGGTCTATTAATTGATTTGTTAGATCAACTGATCTCTGACTGCAG AACACCGTTACCTGCTTTTGATGCCACTTTAAATGGTGTAAATGAACTTGACTTGAAGATGCAAGAGATTCGCCAGGTTGAAATGGCTAATCTTGTAGATGAAGCTACCACCCTTCGTGAACAAGCAACTGACATTCATGAAGCCATGGAGGTTATTGATGGGTATTTAGGACGAGTAAGAGACCTTTGTATTGAG CCGCAAAACTCTATGCCAGATGTTGTTATTTCGATGATCTCAGGCAGTAAAAGAATTGCATGCTTCCGCATACCTGCTAATACAATCTTGTATTCAAAAAATTCTGCAGCAATGGGAATGAATTGTGCAAAATTACAGAATATTATTATGAAG tATCCAGGAAAAGAAGAAAATGATGTTGAAGATCATCCTGTAGTCCCTGCCATATTAAGTGGCATCTTTTGGCTTGGATTGGAAGCAGACCAGGCTGCTTGGACAGATACTGACCAAATGGAAGGAGAGTATTCCGTTTATGCTGAAACatatgaaaatcaaaaaaaatatttatttgttgaTTGGACTTCCAAGGGTTGCCCAAGACCAGCATTCTCTGATGCAGAAGGAGACATAAGATTAAACAAAGAAAGTTTTGTACCACCAAAAGGATGGAAATGGGATGTTCCACCAGATGGCGAATGGTTTGTTGATCCAGAATTAAG TGCTAACTATGATTCTGATGCAGGGCACAGAGATTTTGTACAAGATGCTTTTGAAAACGAATCCTGTGTACCCGGTGGTAATTGGGGAACATCTACAATTCCTTATACAAACATTCAAGGAGATCAGATTGATCATCGTGATGAAACAAAACTACCAGAAGGATGGGTTTGGGTGGATGATTGGAGGGTTGATGTCAACCGTGCTTGTGACGAAGAAG GTTGGGAGTATTGTGTTGAAGCAACGTTAGGTGGATGGACTTCTGTGTACAGATCGTATCATTTATGCCGTAGAAGACGTTTTGTTAGAACAAGACGTCTAGAACAAGATATGGAGAAGTTACGCAAGAAGGAGAAGGATGATACAAAGTGTGGCGAGGGATGGGAATATGCTCCTGTCTTTGGTATGaaatatcatttaaaaaaaCGCCATTTTGATATGGTGCGAAGAAGAAGATGGCATCGTAAAATGGTGAATACCGAACCTGGTGCTCCACCAGTGTTCTCCATTCAACACGATAAAGACAAACCACCAGTTCAATATATGCCCCGAATATTCCTGGCCTATGATA ATCCACATAAATGGCAATTGCGATCATATCTCTACCAAGCTCGAGATATCCTTGGTTTGGATTCAGAAGGTGTTTCAGATGCCTTTGCCAAAGTTTGCTTTCAGAATGTCAGTAAAAATACAAGAGTTGTGAAGGAAACACTTTGCCCTGATTGGGATCAGACATTGTTGTTTGAGGATATGTCTTTGTTTGGGTCACCAAAAGTCATTGCTGAGAACCCTCCATATGTGACCATAGAATTATTTGACAAAGATCGAGTG GGTAAAGATGAATATCTTGGTCGTTGCTTTGTCCAACCTATGGTGCGGTTAAATGGATCAAACCCTCCAGCAGCACGtttaatgtggtacaacgtcatgagaggtgaacgacagtGTGGCGAGCTTTTAGCTGCATTTGAGTTGTTTTTA GATGAGGGTGCAGATTTACCATTCCCTCCTCCAATGAAAGAGAATCGATATGTAGTACCTAATGGAATCCGCCCCCTGATGGTGCGAACAGGCGTTGAG attttatgTTGGGGAGTAAGAAATATGAAGAAGTATCAACTGGCGAATTGCACTTCTCCGTCAGCTACTTTCGAAATCGGTGGACAAGTTATCAAATCGGACACAATCAAAAATACAAGGAAAAATCCTAACTTTGTAAAGAATGTCTTCTTTATTGACATG TATCTACCTAAAGATCCTTTATACATGCCTCCTGTGAACATTAAAATTCGTGATCATCGTACTTTTGGACGTAAGCCAGTGGTTGGAAGacatattttaaaatcattagATTTCAATCTTCCACCAAAAGCTGATCCACCAGCAGAATCGCTAG TTGATCCTATTAGGAAAAAACTTAAAAGAGACGTTACGTTGGACATAGAagagaaacaaaagaaaaag GAAATTGTAGAGGAACAACTTGATTGGTGGTCAAAGTATTTTGCATCGACTGGTGAAACAGCCAAATGTggagacttttttaaaaaaggacatCTACCTATACAG ATCTACCGAAAAGAATTGGAAGAAGTTAAAGAATTCGGAGAATTCGAAGACTTCGTTAAGTCGTTTCCATTAGAACGAGGAAAAGAAGATGATGAAGAAAATGATAGTGTGGTTGGAGAGTTTAAG GGCCTCTTCAAAATCTACCCCTTACCTCCTGACCCTAATGAGAAAATCAAGAACAAGTATTTCTCGAAAGTAAAAGACAGCAAGCCAGTTCCATGCACTGTTCGAGTTTACATTATTCGAGGCATTGAATTGCAACCCAAAGACCCTAATGGAAAAGCAGACCCGTTCATTGAGGTGGAGTTAGGCGACAAAAAGATATCCGATAAGGATAATTACATCCCTAATGAAATCAATCCATACTTTGGTGCATACTTTGAGTTAAAAGCTACAATACCATTAtctaaagatttaaaaattaaggtcaTGGATTATGATCTGTTGACAAGAAATGACTTGATTGGGGAGACTGTGATTGATCTAGAAAACAGATATTTGTCGAAAGCTCGCCCCACCTGTGGTCTACCACCTGCTTACTACAC CTCTGGACCATACCAATGGCGTGACCAAAAGAGTCCAGTTGAACTTCTTAATTCATTGTGCAAGTCCACACCACAGTACCTTAGCCAAACGCAGGTTGTTGTGAATGGCGAACTGATTAACCTTGAATACTTCG AGAAAACACCACCGACCAACCCGCATTTGGGCCCACCAGACCAAAGACTTGCTTTGCATGTTCTAAACACACGAGATTTAACTGGTTCGAAATTAGTACCAGAACACGTAGAAACTAGGTCACTACGCAACCCATTGCAACCGAGTATGGATCAG GGTCAGCTTGAAATGTTTGTGGACATTTTCCCTCTCAGTCAAGGTCAACCTGGACCTCCATTTAATATTAAACCACGTAAACCGAAAGA TTATCATCTTCGTTGTATCATTTGGAACACAGCAGATGTCCCACCAAGCGATACCTCGTTTAATGGCGAAAAAATGAGTGATCTTTACGTAAAAG GTTGGATGGAAGGCGGCGAGGATGACAAAGAAAAGACTGATGTGCACTATCGCTCCATGGGCGGTGAGGGCATGTTTAACTGGAGAATGTGCTTCCCATTTAAATACATGCCTGAAGAGAAAGTTATGATAGTGGACAAAAAG GAGCATTTTTGGAGTTTGGATACCACAAGACAGCTATTGCctccaaaaattaacattcaaGTTTGGGACAATGATCTTTTCTCCGCCAACGACTTTATTg GTAACCTTGAACTGGATCTGAGCAAATTACCACGACCAAAGAAACAGGCGAATAAATGCAATTTAGCAATGTTGGAAGACAACGCTGATACTATGGATTTGTTTATCGCCAAATCGGTCAAAGGATGGTGGATGATGGCTGAAGAGAACGAAGATGGCACCATGAAGAAAAAA ggTAAGATAGAAATGACACTTGAAATTGTATCTGATCAAGAAGCAGAAGAGAAACCAGCTGGTCAAGGGCGGGAGGAACCAAACATGAATCCTAAGTTGGAGGAACCAGA TCGTCCGAAAACTTCATTCTTGTGGTTCACATCACCATGGAAGACATTGAAATACGTCATTTGGAGAAATTATAGGTGGTTCATCATTGGTTTCCTCATCTTCCTGCTCTTGCTAGTGTTCATAGTGCTCTTCATGTATAGCGTACCT ggaaATCTTGTCAGAAGGATATTTGGAACCTAA